In a single window of the Bacteroidota bacterium genome:
- the hslU gene encoding ATP-dependent protease ATPase subunit HslU — protein MSEYLTPFKIVEELDKYIIGQGEAKKSVAIALRNRWRRMNSADDIKGEIIPNNILMIGPTGVGKTEIARRLAHLADAPFIKVEASKFTEVGYVGRDVESMVRDLVEQSVNLVKAEKKKEIEVKARENANAIILDVLIPPVRKKSPDSTSQPALEDAEKKEGGNEEELNERTRERFREKLRNGELDDRKIELEVNAPTSQVHIMGPGGMEGFDGLQDMLSGMIPKKTKRRSLTVAEAREYLIEEESAKLIDMDAVTREALERASNSGMIFIDEIDKIASGAGKGSGPDVSREGVQRDLLPIVEGSTVNTKHGAIKTDHILFIAAGAFHVAKPSDLIPELQGRFPIRVELSSLTKDDFVKILSQPKNALTKQYAAMLAAEGVSLTFTDDAIEAIADIAFNVNQELENIGARRLHTIMSNILNDILFDVPDRIDEKDFVINGEFVRTKIQRISGKKDLSHYIL, from the coding sequence ATCAGCGAATACTTGACACCGTTCAAGATTGTCGAGGAATTGGACAAATACATCATCGGGCAAGGCGAGGCAAAGAAGTCTGTGGCGATTGCCTTGCGTAACCGTTGGAGACGCATGAATTCGGCCGATGACATCAAGGGCGAAATCATCCCCAACAACATCCTGATGATCGGGCCAACCGGTGTCGGAAAGACTGAAATCGCCCGCCGTTTGGCGCATTTGGCTGATGCTCCATTTATCAAAGTCGAGGCTTCCAAATTCACCGAGGTCGGTTATGTCGGCCGAGATGTCGAGAGCATGGTCCGTGACCTTGTGGAGCAATCCGTGAACTTGGTCAAAGCCGAAAAGAAAAAGGAGATCGAAGTCAAAGCGCGCGAAAATGCGAATGCGATCATTTTGGATGTCTTGATTCCTCCCGTGCGGAAAAAAAGTCCGGACTCGACCAGCCAGCCTGCCTTGGAAGATGCGGAAAAGAAGGAGGGAGGCAACGAAGAAGAACTGAACGAGCGCACCCGTGAGCGCTTCCGTGAGAAGCTCCGCAATGGCGAATTGGACGATCGCAAGATCGAATTGGAGGTCAATGCCCCCACTTCGCAGGTGCACATCATGGGTCCAGGCGGCATGGAAGGCTTCGATGGGCTGCAAGACATGCTCTCCGGCATGATCCCCAAAAAGACAAAACGGCGTTCGCTTACGGTGGCAGAAGCCAGGGAATATCTCATCGAGGAAGAATCCGCCAAACTCATCGACATGGATGCCGTAACGCGTGAGGCGCTTGAGCGTGCGAGCAACAGCGGCATGATTTTCATCGATGAAATCGACAAAATCGCATCAGGCGCGGGCAAAGGCTCGGGCCCGGACGTGTCGCGCGAAGGCGTGCAACGCGACCTTCTGCCGATCGTCGAAGGCAGCACCGTCAACACGAAACATGGCGCGATCAAAACGGATCATATTCTGTTTATCGCAGCAGGCGCGTTCCACGTCGCCAAGCCAAGCGATTTGATTCCTGAGTTGCAGGGCCGTTTTCCGATTCGTGTCGAACTGAGTTCGCTGACCAAGGACGACTTTGTAAAGATCCTCAGTCAGCCTAAAAATGCCCTGACCAAGCAATATGCTGCCATGTTGGCGGCTGAAGGCGTTTCGTTGACGTTTACCGACGACGCCATTGAAGCGATTGCAGACATTGCATTCAACGTGAATCAAGAGCTTGAAAACATTGGTGCGCGGCGGCTCCATACGATCATGAGCAACATTCTCAACGACATCCTTTTTGATGTGCCTGACCGTATCGACGAGAAGGATTTTGTGATCAATGGCGAATTTGTAAGGACAAAAATCCAACGGATTAGCGGCAAGAAGGATCTGAGTCACTACATTCTGTGA
- a CDS encoding cytidine deaminase, with product MRQEYHIAFELLDDASTLPEDEKALLLTAMSASEGAYAPFSNFHVGCAVQLADGEVVTGNNQENPAFPSSLCAERTALYYLGSQGKGDKVRKLAIRANSPEKLIAAPVTPCGACRQVMLEYERLSGQPVIVLMQGKVGKVLRVTGIAASLLPFGFDIEF from the coding sequence TTGAGACAGGAATATCACATCGCTTTTGAGTTGCTCGATGATGCGAGCACGTTGCCCGAAGATGAAAAGGCCTTGCTTTTGACAGCAATGTCAGCGAGTGAAGGTGCCTATGCGCCATTTTCCAATTTTCATGTAGGCTGCGCCGTCCAACTTGCAGATGGCGAAGTTGTTACGGGAAACAATCAAGAAAATCCGGCTTTCCCTTCAAGTCTTTGTGCTGAGCGTACCGCTTTGTATTACCTTGGTTCTCAGGGCAAAGGCGACAAGGTGCGCAAACTGGCGATTCGGGCAAATAGCCCTGAAAAGTTGATCGCTGCCCCGGTGACACCCTGCGGCGCATGCCGTCAGGTGATGCTGGAATATGAGCGTCTCTCAGGCCAACCCGTCATCGTTTTGATGCAGGGGAAGGTCGGAAAAGTGCTGCGTGTGACGGGAATTGCAGCTTCGCTTTTGCCGTTTGGCTTTGATATTGAGTTCTGA
- a CDS encoding T9SS type A sorting domain-containing protein, with product MRKGYRFQPLLLATFFICLLSASHLLAQQDTWVNHFGSGLADSPEDILVDDAGNSYVSGYFRDTLWIGTTELIASGKNDVFLAKFAPDGQLAWINRYGWNSNEFAHGLAFDAMGNVIMVGEYQDSTIFEGDTLFSGDSLWYGAPAETYDVFWVRVTPSGTMDKFWGGGWFGGESFNEVQVGLDSLYYFAGLYRTFNNWTFANPDDLEGLGSGYDDAIWVRSDSSGFMDHKAIAAGRYVDRASAIALVGDSLVVMGGTFQDTCYFRHSSQYGITGFEDDVFIACYSDTGRFKWAVQGGSKAIDDLTALVTDAQGNIYFSGAYDSSFTIAGQTLVGTGHLDGVVGKLSVDGNLLWLKHFGGMGFDVARDLRITNSGDLLVTGYFQRQMDLGSGIQLEIADTFDQNAYVVKLDAAGNALWAKNLGGSGPDLGVAVDEDAAGYIYAVGTFAGTGQFGQVSATALGGEDIYVLRMNADGAVFSTEAVSPISNVNVWPNPAKSEFQVQFDLKTASELTFLLSDLNGQVVMEQSLGRKAAGMGNLSVDASRLPAGLYIYQLRSVNGAFAGKIALMR from the coding sequence ATGAGAAAAGGGTATCGATTTCAACCACTGCTGCTTGCGACTTTCTTTATTTGTTTGCTTTCTGCAAGCCATTTGTTGGCACAGCAAGATACTTGGGTCAACCATTTTGGATCCGGCTTGGCAGACTCACCTGAGGATATCCTGGTCGACGATGCTGGTAACAGCTATGTTTCGGGGTACTTTCGTGATACCCTTTGGATCGGCACAACCGAATTGATTGCAAGCGGCAAAAATGATGTTTTCCTTGCAAAATTTGCACCCGATGGTCAGTTGGCTTGGATCAACCGCTATGGATGGAATTCGAATGAATTTGCCCATGGACTCGCATTTGATGCGATGGGAAATGTGATCATGGTTGGCGAATACCAAGATTCAACGATTTTTGAGGGAGACACCTTGTTTTCTGGGGATTCGCTTTGGTATGGAGCACCCGCAGAGACCTATGACGTTTTCTGGGTACGCGTGACCCCTTCGGGAACCATGGACAAATTTTGGGGTGGCGGATGGTTTGGCGGCGAATCTTTCAACGAGGTTCAAGTGGGTTTGGACAGCCTTTATTATTTCGCGGGACTGTACCGCACCTTCAACAATTGGACTTTTGCAAACCCTGATGACTTGGAAGGTCTTGGAAGCGGATATGATGATGCCATTTGGGTAAGATCAGATTCCTCGGGCTTTATGGATCACAAGGCTATTGCCGCTGGTCGGTACGTCGACCGTGCAAGCGCAATTGCCTTGGTGGGAGACAGCCTGGTCGTCATGGGCGGCACTTTTCAGGATACCTGTTACTTTCGGCATTCAAGCCAATACGGTATCACCGGCTTTGAAGATGATGTTTTCATTGCATGCTACTCTGATACCGGTCGGTTCAAATGGGCAGTTCAAGGTGGCAGCAAAGCCATTGACGATCTGACCGCATTGGTAACTGATGCACAAGGAAATATCTATTTTTCAGGGGCATACGATTCCTCATTTACGATTGCTGGCCAAACGCTGGTCGGAACGGGACACCTTGATGGTGTCGTCGGCAAGCTCAGTGTGGATGGCAATTTGTTATGGCTCAAGCACTTTGGTGGAATGGGTTTTGACGTTGCACGTGACCTTCGCATCACCAATTCAGGGGATTTGTTGGTCACAGGATATTTCCAACGCCAAATGGATTTGGGATCGGGCATACAGTTGGAAATCGCAGACACATTCGATCAAAATGCCTATGTCGTGAAACTTGACGCCGCTGGGAATGCGCTTTGGGCCAAAAACCTTGGCGGATCCGGCCCCGATTTGGGTGTTGCCGTGGATGAAGACGCAGCAGGATATATCTACGCAGTCGGAACATTTGCAGGCACTGGACAATTTGGACAAGTTTCTGCAACCGCTTTGGGGGGAGAGGACATTTACGTGCTGCGAATGAATGCTGATGGAGCTGTGTTCTCGACAGAAGCTGTTTCCCCTATTTCAAACGTCAATGTTTGGCCCAATCCGGCAAAATCTGAGTTTCAGGTGCAGTTTGATTTGAAGACAGCCTCCGAATTGACTTTTTTACTCTCGGATCTGAACGGTCAAGTGGTCATGGAACAATCCTTGGGCCGCAAAGCAGCAGGCATGGGGAATTTGAGCGTTGATGCTTCACGGCTCCCTGCAGGGTTGTATATCTACCAATTGAGATCAGTGAACGGCGCCTTCGCCGGGAAAATTGCTTTGATGCGCTAG
- a CDS encoding NUDIX domain-containing protein has protein sequence MAPERYNIRVYGICCDQQGRVLLTDERRGGYLMTKFPGGGHDLGEGLEEALKREFIEETQTDINVLGLFYINEFLQISAFNPKDQLLSIYYLVELSTPLQVPVVEEVHSFEENSGDAQTFRWISMEELDSEMFTFPIDKVVSQKILANKTYLMDLAHQSNFPGEGAVH, from the coding sequence ATGGCTCCTGAGCGGTACAACATTCGAGTTTATGGAATTTGTTGCGATCAACAAGGTCGGGTTTTATTGACCGATGAGCGTCGAGGGGGCTATTTGATGACAAAATTCCCCGGAGGCGGACATGATCTTGGAGAAGGCTTGGAGGAAGCTCTAAAACGGGAATTTATTGAAGAAACCCAAACCGACATCAATGTCTTGGGACTTTTCTACATCAATGAGTTCCTTCAAATTTCGGCATTCAATCCAAAGGATCAGCTTTTGAGTATCTACTATCTGGTGGAACTAAGTACACCGCTGCAAGTGCCGGTTGTAGAGGAAGTGCATTCGTTTGAGGAGAATTCAGGCGATGCGCAGACATTTCGGTGGATATCCATGGAAGAACTTGACTCGGAGATGTTCACCTTCCCCATCGACAAAGTGGTGTCGCAAAAAATTCTCGCCAACAAAACCTACTTGATGGATCTAGCGCATCAAAGCAATTTTCCCGGCGAAGGCGCCGTTCACTGA
- a CDS encoding TonB-dependent receptor yields MQKFALLFVFIVFGAFNLLNAQNKYTLSGKLTDDAGEPLVAASVMLLQASDSILQSFAITGPDGKFSFADVPAGEYVFKAIYLKHRNLAKQFTVGGESPTMDMGQLKMTPESSKIDDVEITDERIPVRFKGDTIEYDAKAFTVQPNASVEELFKRLPGMEVDRDGNIKAQGEEVTKILVDGKEFFGDDPKVASKNLPAESVDKVQVFDKMSDVSEFTGIDDGTRTRTINLTLKDDYKTGYFGNVSAGYGTKERFESKANLNRFGDKSQLSFLGQANNTNQQSFTMKDYMGFVGGMGNLMNSSDPTQAMSASDLGLNLSSNPNSGFFTTGAGGLNGNWTPNEKTQVTTSYFYNYLRKDISRDLFKETILNEGSFLTNQNGDQTDKNQNHRVSLYWKQDLDTLTKLSLRVNYKMSDGNSLVNDTVSSTQVSGFETQSEQHYLSNSGLSEINPTLSLMHRFRKRGRSATVTGSFRYNPQDQDGDLTSANQFLRPDTNLLQLDTLRQNQLQDQGLLSYNGRIGYTEPVGLHNAFEGYFQYQQTDNTLDKSFFDLDPDGANPVLNPFLTSSYETTYRYEKLGVNWRYYNQSLNVTTGLAFQNSDLNGEIFTTNTTIRKNFRNILPSVALRLKMAKSQNIRLNYTTRVNEPTVAQLQPVPNNSNPLNITVGNPDLQAEYAHNLRFHYNLFDQFSFTSFFAMLSTNYTTNKISQRTTVDSLLRQTTMPVNVDNDLQVNGFLSFSTPIRKLQMKFSVNGNSSVGRSLVYINEDLNIVNRFTNGGDIRFENKIKDHFDASVGGRTSYTVTSYPNATNLNQSYLNSGLFGEITVFLPKKFVVMTGMDCSIYSGAGFDSNQIVPLWRAYVSKKIFKNGRGELRITANDILNKNIGISRTAQFNYQQQETVNTLSRYFLGSFSYAIVSVGNKR; encoded by the coding sequence ATGCAAAAGTTCGCTTTGCTGTTCGTTTTCATCGTTTTCGGTGCTTTCAACCTGCTGAATGCCCAAAACAAATACACACTTTCCGGTAAACTTACCGACGATGCCGGCGAACCGCTTGTTGCTGCGAGCGTGATGCTCCTGCAAGCCTCTGACAGCATTCTGCAGAGTTTTGCGATTACAGGCCCAGATGGAAAATTCAGCTTTGCCGATGTCCCAGCTGGCGAATATGTGTTCAAGGCGATCTATTTGAAGCACAGGAATTTAGCCAAGCAATTTACCGTAGGCGGTGAATCGCCAACCATGGATATGGGGCAACTCAAAATGACGCCCGAATCCTCCAAAATCGATGATGTGGAAATCACCGACGAGCGAATTCCCGTCCGATTCAAGGGTGATACCATTGAATACGATGCAAAAGCATTTACTGTGCAGCCCAATGCGAGTGTCGAGGAGCTGTTCAAGCGACTGCCCGGCATGGAAGTCGACCGCGACGGAAATATCAAGGCGCAAGGTGAAGAAGTAACCAAGATTCTTGTGGACGGGAAGGAATTTTTTGGCGACGATCCCAAGGTTGCTAGCAAAAATTTGCCTGCCGAATCGGTTGACAAGGTGCAAGTTTTCGATAAAATGAGCGATGTCTCTGAATTTACGGGCATTGACGATGGGACAAGGACGCGTACCATCAACCTCACGCTGAAGGATGACTACAAAACCGGATACTTCGGCAATGTTTCAGCGGGTTACGGGACCAAGGAGCGTTTTGAATCCAAGGCCAATCTCAATCGCTTTGGGGACAAGTCGCAGCTTTCATTTCTCGGACAGGCCAACAATACCAACCAACAAAGCTTCACAATGAAGGATTATATGGGATTTGTCGGCGGAATGGGCAATCTCATGAACAGCAGCGATCCGACACAGGCGATGTCGGCAAGTGACCTTGGACTGAACCTCTCCTCCAATCCCAATTCGGGCTTTTTCACCACAGGCGCAGGTGGCCTGAATGGCAACTGGACTCCCAATGAAAAGACGCAGGTTACGACGAGTTACTTCTACAATTATCTGCGAAAGGACATCAGCCGCGACCTTTTTAAGGAAACCATTCTGAATGAAGGCTCTTTCTTGACGAATCAAAACGGAGATCAAACCGATAAAAATCAAAACCACCGGGTTTCCTTGTATTGGAAACAGGATTTGGACACGCTCACCAAACTGAGCTTGCGCGTGAATTATAAAATGAGCGATGGGAATTCGCTGGTCAATGACACGGTCAGCAGCACCCAAGTCTCTGGATTTGAAACACAAAGCGAGCAACATTACCTGTCCAATTCGGGACTGAGCGAAATCAATCCGACCTTGAGTTTGATGCACCGATTCCGTAAACGCGGCAGGTCTGCGACGGTGACGGGCTCGTTTCGGTACAATCCACAAGACCAAGATGGTGATTTGACCTCCGCAAACCAATTTTTGCGGCCTGATACGAATCTGCTTCAGTTGGATACCCTGCGTCAAAACCAACTGCAAGATCAAGGATTGCTCAGCTACAATGGTCGTATCGGATACACTGAACCGGTGGGATTGCACAATGCCTTCGAAGGGTATTTCCAGTATCAACAGACCGACAATACATTGGACAAATCCTTTTTTGACTTGGATCCAGACGGCGCGAATCCCGTTTTGAATCCATTTTTGACCAGCTCCTACGAAACCACTTACCGCTATGAAAAGCTGGGAGTTAACTGGCGCTATTACAATCAAAGCTTGAATGTAACGACGGGACTTGCTTTCCAAAATTCGGATTTGAATGGTGAGATTTTCACGACGAATACCACCATTCGCAAAAATTTCCGGAACATCCTTCCATCGGTTGCGCTTCGGCTCAAAATGGCCAAAAGCCAAAACATCCGGTTGAACTATACCACTCGGGTCAACGAACCCACCGTCGCCCAATTGCAGCCGGTCCCCAACAACAGCAACCCTTTGAATATCACCGTCGGAAACCCTGATCTCCAGGCTGAATACGCCCACAACCTGCGTTTTCATTACAACTTGTTCGACCAATTTTCATTCACCTCGTTTTTTGCAATGCTTTCCACCAACTATACCACCAACAAAATCAGCCAAAGAACCACGGTTGACAGCCTTTTGCGTCAAACCACGATGCCGGTCAACGTAGACAACGATTTGCAAGTCAATGGCTTCCTTTCTTTCAGTACCCCCATTCGGAAGCTCCAAATGAAATTTTCAGTGAACGGAAACAGCTCGGTTGGTCGCAGCTTGGTTTACATCAATGAAGATTTGAACATTGTGAACCGCTTTACCAATGGCGGCGACATACGGTTCGAAAACAAGATCAAGGATCATTTTGACGCAAGTGTCGGTGGTCGTACTTCCTACACCGTCACGTCCTACCCCAATGCCACCAACCTCAATCAAAGCTATTTGAACTCAGGTCTTTTCGGAGAAATCACGGTTTTCCTGCCAAAGAAATTTGTGGTGATGACGGGTATGGATTGTTCAATTTATTCAGGTGCCGGATTTGATTCGAATCAAATTGTTCCCTTGTGGCGTGCCTATGTTTCCAAGAAGATCTTCAAAAATGGACGCGGGGAGCTCCGCATCACCGCCAATGACATCCTCAACAAGAATATTGGCATCTCCAGGACGGCGCAGTTCAACTACCAACAACAGGAGACTGTCAATACCCTGAGCAGGTATTTTCTAGGATCGTTCAGCTATGCCATTGTGAGCGTGGGTAACAAGCGCTAA
- a CDS encoding GLPGLI family protein: MKKVLFSLMLVLPMAIFGQVANSGVITYSEVTKTDWTPPADMDPAMRAQIEEMRKKMPKTFTNFRELTFNPEFAYYKVAPKQEKIDAERTARANAEGHGGGGMRRMMFNSNSIHYWDIKKGKFVEKREFFEREFLIKDETPKLQWKIMGEAKQISGYVCQKAVTMVDTTEVVGWFCPTIPVSAGPNGYGQLPGLIMELVLDKGRTTITADSVAMQDIKMADYEQPKGGKVVTKAEYDEMAKAKMEEMRAEWKARMGGSGGGGQVIIRHE; this comes from the coding sequence ATGAAAAAAGTTCTGTTTTCCTTGATGTTGGTGCTTCCGATGGCCATTTTCGGTCAAGTTGCCAATTCCGGTGTCATCACCTATTCCGAAGTAACCAAGACCGATTGGACTCCGCCTGCGGACATGGATCCTGCGATGCGCGCTCAAATCGAGGAAATGCGGAAGAAAATGCCCAAAACCTTCACGAATTTCAGGGAATTGACCTTCAACCCTGAATTCGCCTATTATAAGGTTGCTCCGAAGCAGGAAAAAATTGATGCTGAGCGTACTGCCCGTGCCAATGCCGAAGGACATGGCGGCGGCGGGATGCGTCGCATGATGTTCAACAGCAACTCGATCCACTATTGGGACATCAAAAAGGGGAAATTTGTAGAAAAACGGGAGTTCTTTGAGCGTGAATTCCTGATCAAAGACGAAACCCCCAAGCTCCAATGGAAAATCATGGGAGAAGCCAAGCAAATTTCAGGTTACGTCTGCCAAAAGGCGGTAACCATGGTGGATACCACGGAAGTTGTGGGTTGGTTTTGCCCGACGATTCCGGTTTCAGCGGGTCCGAACGGCTATGGCCAACTACCTGGATTGATCATGGAGCTCGTTTTGGATAAAGGCCGCACGACGATCACGGCAGATTCCGTTGCAATGCAGGATATCAAAATGGCCGATTATGAGCAGCCAAAAGGTGGTAAAGTGGTTACCAAGGCCGAATATGATGAAATGGCCAAAGCAAAAATGGAAGAAATGCGTGCCGAATGGAAAGCAAGAATGGGTGGTTCCGGCGGTGGTGGTCAAGTGATCATTCGTCACGAATAA